A window of Candidatus Hydrogenedens sp. genomic DNA:
CTGGCAAAGGATTCAGATTCGTATAGGCTGGAACATTTATACTACCCACCGTAGGAACTGTTATGTCGTAAATAGTGCTCGTTCCACCATTACCGGTAGGTGAACTGCTCCGGTTTCCGGCACCATCTTCTACAACTACATCAAAGTAGTAAGTGCCTTCTGAGACAGGGGTGAAGTTGAAACTGCCGTTGGGTGCAGAAGTGGAACTGAGTCCGCTATAAGTCCATGTGCCACCGGTTTCTTTCTTATACCAGAGTTCTACTTTGTTAACACCGCTGGATGTATCGGCAGCACCGGTGTAATTTATCGTAATAGGCGTAGTATTCGCAGTTGCGGGCGAAGTTACCGTAGAGATAGTTGGCGTGTCTATTTTGATACCACCGCCGACATGCGTAGCGCTGTTGGGTGAGGTAAGGTTCCTACCGGCAGAATCTTTGACAGAGGCTGAGACGGTGATAGTTACATCGCCGCCATCTCTCATTTCACCGGCAATCCATGTAAGCCTATAGGTATGACCTGTAAGGAACTGCACACTAAATGGGTTCGTGCTTAATGTGCCCTTACCAGTGCCGGAGATGGTAAAACTACTGGCGGTAATTGTGCTACCATCCATCTGTTGGCTGAAGGTAATATCTACGACTCGTTGTCCTTTTACTTCTACCGCAGTAACAGTAGGAGCGGTGACTTGGGTATCTGACAAAATGCTTACATTATCAATCACTACTGAATTGATACCCGTTTCACCTTCACCGAATTGAAGCAGAATGCCGTGCGGGACTCCACTCCATGCGCCGGTATGACCGGAAGGCTGACCTGTCGTGTATGGGATGAGGAAATTATAGCGTTTGATTCCCTTATTAGTCGGGATAGTCCATTTCCTTGCAGTTTCGTAATCATCGCCTAATCTTAAGCCATCATTCCGCCAGGCAAAACGTAATGTAAAATCGTTTCGGTCAGTTTGAGTGGCTGGGTTTACATCGACCTGTAGCCATCTATAGGTGGAAGGTGCCCCAACAATAAAGCCGAGATTTTCTATGCCGAGTGTCCCTGTGCCCGTGACGGTTCCTACACCACTGGCAATATTTAATAACGTTCCGCCATAAGGCGAATGCTTGGCAGAGACCCAACTACCGCAGTTATTCCCATATAAATTATTGTTTCCAGCAGTGGAAAAGTCCCAAGTATATGGTCCGGTTGCCCATGAAAGTGAATTGTAAAGGGTAATATAATCATAATAGAAGGTAGCGGAGGTATTCTCTGTTGCAGGATCAATGCGAAAATTATTTATTGTTCCGGGTGCACCGAGCCAGGAATTGCCAGATGTGCGAGTGCCCATATCTACCAGCAGGCATTGGTAGCCATTGTTTGGATAGAAATAATAGTCTTTATTAACATACCAGCCTGCACCCGTTCCGGGGAAACCAAAGGTTTGCATCATTGCGGGATTGTTGTTCCCGTATCCGGTGATATTGGCACGGAGTAACAGATAACGGTATGATGAGGGATTAAAATGTTGATTGTACACATATATAAATGGGTCGCTTCCAGTGGTGTTAAGA
This region includes:
- a CDS encoding Ig-like domain-containing protein: MKKKLLFEGCSILFVLFSFTVHAVVWEFHTNGDTEGWSAGPYTTNFTVSGDALTFDTTGGDPQIFSPDNLNVNGSNFRYLHADIEFTASSNQTFQMFFITTADGGWNEAKSIHFTGYTGRQTYLVNIPQVLSSEGKDPNSWLGKTIRQIRLDPGALSGCNVKIYWFGITFGSNSRGAVWDFETNGDFEGWGGFSCAQNQQVTGGYLYFEFNCSDPYVQSPGDLRISGSDYPWLQADIEFSPSDNFFQMFYSTTVEGGYEEARSVVFPSRVGRYTYLINIPQRLSEEGKSGVWNGRTITQIRFDTGGLSSGNVRIYYIGLRREPIPDWQFDVGNHKQGWTAVQQISNLQANGGVLSLNTTGSDPFIYVYNQHFNPSSYRYLLLRANITGYGNNNPAMMQTFGFPGTGAGWYVNKDYYFYPNNGYQCLLVDMGTRTSGNSWLGAPGTINNFRIDPATENTSATFYYDYITLYNSLSWATGPYTWDFSTAGNNNLYGNNCGSWVSAKHSPYGGTLLNIASGVGTVTGTGTLGIENLGFIVGAPSTYRWLQVDVNPATQTDRNDFTLRFAWRNDGLRLGDDYETARKWTIPTNKGIKRYNFLIPYTTGQPSGHTGAWSGVPHGILLQFGEGETGINSVVIDNVSILSDTQVTAPTVTAVEVKGQRVVDITFSQQMDGSTITASSFTISGTGKGTLSTNPFSVQFLTGHTYRLTWIAGEMRDGGDVTITVSASVKDSAGRNLTSPNSATHVGGGIKIDTPTISTVTSPATANTTPITINYTGAADTSSGVNKVELWYKKETGGTWTYSGLSSTSAPNGSFNFTPVSEGTYYFDVVVEDGAGNRSSSPTGNGGTSTIYDITVPTVGSINVPAYTNLNPLP